One genomic window of Quercus robur chromosome 6, dhQueRobu3.1, whole genome shotgun sequence includes the following:
- the LOC126689166 gene encoding inactive beta-amylase 9 — MEVSVIGSSQVKTELAYRELGFCNLKGGKTVIPSKNRVCFDRSTDWRKSGIRFTLRATAAIQSEPLRSDSVSCRSRRSKSHDNVRLFVGLPLDSVSDCNAVNHAKAIAAGLKALKLLGVEGVELPVWWGIVEKEAMGKYEWSGYLALAEMVQNAGLKLHVSLCFHASKQHKLSLPEWVSRIGESEPSIFFTDRAGQQYKECLSLAVDDLPVLDGKTPVQVYREFCESFKSSFSSFMGSTITGISVGLGPDGELRYPSHQRLVKSNKITGVGEFQCYDKNMLSILKQHAEANGNPLWGLGGPHDAPTYNESPNSNNFFRDHGGSWKSPYADFFLSWYSSQLISHGERLLSLASSTFSETATTVYGKVPLIHSWYKTQSHPSELTAGYYNTTTRDGYEAVTDMFARTSCKLMLPGMDLSDEHQPHESLSSPELLLAQIRTACRKHGVEVSGQNSSATGAPGGFELIKKNLAGDNVVDLFIYQRMGAYFFSPEHFPSFTKFVRSLNQSELHSDDLPEEKEEAADSLRVSSDSVVHMQEA, encoded by the exons ATGGAGGTTTCGGTGATTGGAAGCTCTCAGGTTAAGACGGAGTTGGCTTACAGGGAGCTTGGGTTTTGTAATTTGAAGGGTGGCAAAACTGTAATTCCTTCGAAGAACAGGGTCTGTTTTGATCGGAGCACCGATTGGAGAAAGTCTGGGATCCGATTCACTCTCAGGGCTACTGCTGCTATTCAATCTGAACCGCTCCGATCCGATTCCGTTTCGTGTCGTTCTAGAAGATCCAAATCg CATGATAATGTAAGATTGTTTGTTGGGCTTCCTTTGGATTCTGTTTCTGACTGCAATGCAGTAAACCATGCTAAAGCAATTGCAGCTGGCCTAAAAGCTTTGAAGCTGTTGGGAGTTGAAGGTGTAGAGCTCCCTGTATGGTGGGGAATAGTGGAGAAAGAAGCCATGGGGAAGTATGAGTGGTCAGGCTATCTTGCTCTTGCTGAAATGGTTCAGAATGCAGGTCTCAAGCTTCATGTCTCGCTCTGCTTCCATGCATCCAAACAACACAAACTTTCACTCCCTGAGTGGGTATCCCGGATTGGTGAATCTGAACCCAGTATTTTTTTCACTGATCGGGCAGGGCAGCAGTACAAAGAGTGTTTATCACTAGCTGTCGATGATCTTCCTGTGCTTGATGGGAAGACTCCAGTCCAAGTCTACCGTGAATTTTGTGAGAGCTTTAAGTCTTCTTTCTCATCTTTCATGGGCTCCACAATCACG GGCATCTCTGTGGGTCTTGGACCAGATGGTGAGCTCCGATATCCTTCACACCAGAGGCTAGTCAAAAGTAATAAAATCACAGGGGTTGGAGAATTCCAGTGTTATGATAAAAACATGCTTAGCATTCTAAAGCAACATGCTGAAGCAAATGGAAATCCTCTATGGGGACTCGGTGGTCCTCATGATGCCCCCACTTATAATGAGTCACCCAACTCGAACAACTTTTTCAGGGACCATGGTGGATCATGGAAGTCTCCATATGCTGACTTCTTCCTTTCCTGGTACTCAAGCCAGCTTATATCTCATGGAGAACGTCTCCTCTCTCTTGCATCTTCAACTTTCAGTGAGACTGCTACTACGGTATATGGCAAAGTCCCACTAATACATTCTTGGTATAAAACTCAGTCCCACCCTTCTGAGCTGACAGCTGGGTACTATAACACAACCACTAGAGACGGTTATGAAGCGGTTACAGATATGTTTGCAAGGACTTCATGCAAACTGATGTTGCCTGGAATGGACTTATCAGACGAGCACCAGCCCCATGAATCTCTCTCAAGTCCTGAGTTATTACTTGCCCAGATCAGGACAGCTTGCAGAAAGCACGGTGTTGAGGTCTCTGGACAAAACTCGTCAGCTACAGGGGCTCCTGGTGGCTTTGAGCTGATAAAGAAGAATTTGGCGGGCGACAATGTTGTGGACTTGTTCATTTACCAGAGAATGGGAGCGTATTTTTTCTCTCCAGAGCATTTTCCTTCATTCACAAAGTTCGTGCGGAGTCTTAACCAATCTGAATTGCATTCAGATGATCtgcctgaagaaaaggaagaagctGCCGACTCTTTGCGTGTAAGTTCAGACTCAGTTGTTCACATGCAAGAAGCTTAG
- the LOC126689167 gene encoding tubby-like F-box protein 3 isoform X2, with protein MTNIRSIIQDMRSRSSRVVQDRFSAGPPSSSAAAAAVEVEDGMNQSCWANMPQELLREVLLKIEASESAWPLRKNVVACAGVCRSWRHITKEIVKIPELSGILTFPISVKQPGARDSLIQCFIKRNRSSQTYYLYLSCTNGPAIAEDGKFLLAARKCRRPTCTDYIISLHADEMSKGSSTYIGKLRSNFLGTKFTIFDGQPPHAGAKITKSRSTRMVNSKQISPRVPAGNYSVAHISYELNVLGSRGPRRMQCTVDAIPSSAIEPGGVAPTQMDFSLGNVDFFPSMPFLRSKSNHMETFSSGPLASQKDGVLVLKNKAPRWHEQLQCWCLNFHGRVTVASVKNFQLVASPENGPSGPEHEKIILQFGKVGEDLFTMDFRYPISAFQAFAICLSSFDTKIA; from the exons atgacaaATATACGGAGCATAATTCAGGACATGAGGTCCAGGTCGAGCAGGGTGGTGCAGGACCGGTTTTCGGCTGGGCCGCCGTCGTCgtcggcggcggcggcggcggtcGAGGTAGAGGATGGTATGAACCAGAGCTGCTGGGCGAACATGCCGCAAGAGCTGTTGAGAGAAGTGCTGCTGAAGATCGAAGCTTCCGAGAGCGCGTGGCCTCTACGTAAGAACGTAGTCGCGTGTGCCGGAGTTTGCCGGAGCTGGCGTCACATCACCAAAGAGATCGTTAAGATTCCTGAACTTTCTGGAATCCTGACCTTCCCAATCTCCGTTAAGCAG CCTGGTGCAAGGGATTCTCTCATCCAGTGCTTTATAAAACGGAATCGGTCCTCTCAAACGTATTATCTTTACCTCAGTTGTACTAATG GTCCAGCCATTGCTGAAGATGGAAAATTCCTTCTTGCTGCACGGAAGTGTAGACGCCCCACATGCACAGATTATATCATTTCCCTACATGCTGATGAAATGTCAAAGGGAAGCAGCACCTATATTGGGAAACTAAG ATCAAACTTTTTGGGAACAAAGTTCACAATATTTGATGGGCAGCCACCTCATGCAGGTGCCAAGATTACAAAAAGTCGCTCCACTAGGATGGtgaattcaaaacaaatttcaCCAAGGGTACCTGCTGGCAACTATTCAGTAGCTCACATCTCATATGAACTTAATGTGTTGGGTTCCAG GGGTCCTAGGAGAATGCAGTGTACCGTGGATGCCATTCCTTCCTCTGCAATTGAACCTGGAGGAGTAGCCCCCACGCAGATGGACTTTTCCCTTGGAAATGTAGACTTCTTTCCCTCAATGCCTTTTCTCCGATCTAAATCAAATCACATGGAGACTTTCTCATCTGGACCACTGGCCAGTCAGAAAGATGGAGTTCTGGTATTAAAAAACAAGGCTCCGAGGTGGCATGAGCAGCTCCAGTGTTGGTGTTTGAACTTTCATGGACGAGTGACTGTTGCTTCGGTGAAAAACTTTCAATTGGTGGCTTCTCCAGAAAATGGTCCATCTGGACCAGAGCATGAGAAGATCATCCTCCAGTTTGGGAAAGTTGGGGAGGACTTGTTTACCATGGATTTCCGGTACCCTATCTCAGCATTCCAGGCATTTGCAATCTGTCTCAGCAGCTTTGACACCAAGATTGCTT GA
- the LOC126689167 gene encoding tubby-like F-box protein 3 isoform X1, whose protein sequence is MTNIRSIIQDMRSRSSRVVQDRFSAGPPSSSAAAAAVEVEDGMNQSCWANMPQELLREVLLKIEASESAWPLRKNVVACAGVCRSWRHITKEIVKIPELSGILTFPISVKQPGARDSLIQCFIKRNRSSQTYYLYLSCTNGPAIAEDGKFLLAARKCRRPTCTDYIISLHADEMSKGSSTYIGKLRSNFLGTKFTIFDGQPPHAGAKITKSRSTRMVNSKQISPRVPAGNYSVAHISYELNVLGSRGPRRMQCTVDAIPSSAIEPGGVAPTQMDFSLGNVDFFPSMPFLRSKSNHMETFSSGPLASQKDGVLVLKNKAPRWHEQLQCWCLNFHGRVTVASVKNFQLVASPENGPSGPEHEKIILQFGKVGEDLFTMDFRYPISAFQAFAICLSSFDTKIACE, encoded by the exons atgacaaATATACGGAGCATAATTCAGGACATGAGGTCCAGGTCGAGCAGGGTGGTGCAGGACCGGTTTTCGGCTGGGCCGCCGTCGTCgtcggcggcggcggcggcggtcGAGGTAGAGGATGGTATGAACCAGAGCTGCTGGGCGAACATGCCGCAAGAGCTGTTGAGAGAAGTGCTGCTGAAGATCGAAGCTTCCGAGAGCGCGTGGCCTCTACGTAAGAACGTAGTCGCGTGTGCCGGAGTTTGCCGGAGCTGGCGTCACATCACCAAAGAGATCGTTAAGATTCCTGAACTTTCTGGAATCCTGACCTTCCCAATCTCCGTTAAGCAG CCTGGTGCAAGGGATTCTCTCATCCAGTGCTTTATAAAACGGAATCGGTCCTCTCAAACGTATTATCTTTACCTCAGTTGTACTAATG GTCCAGCCATTGCTGAAGATGGAAAATTCCTTCTTGCTGCACGGAAGTGTAGACGCCCCACATGCACAGATTATATCATTTCCCTACATGCTGATGAAATGTCAAAGGGAAGCAGCACCTATATTGGGAAACTAAG ATCAAACTTTTTGGGAACAAAGTTCACAATATTTGATGGGCAGCCACCTCATGCAGGTGCCAAGATTACAAAAAGTCGCTCCACTAGGATGGtgaattcaaaacaaatttcaCCAAGGGTACCTGCTGGCAACTATTCAGTAGCTCACATCTCATATGAACTTAATGTGTTGGGTTCCAG GGGTCCTAGGAGAATGCAGTGTACCGTGGATGCCATTCCTTCCTCTGCAATTGAACCTGGAGGAGTAGCCCCCACGCAGATGGACTTTTCCCTTGGAAATGTAGACTTCTTTCCCTCAATGCCTTTTCTCCGATCTAAATCAAATCACATGGAGACTTTCTCATCTGGACCACTGGCCAGTCAGAAAGATGGAGTTCTGGTATTAAAAAACAAGGCTCCGAGGTGGCATGAGCAGCTCCAGTGTTGGTGTTTGAACTTTCATGGACGAGTGACTGTTGCTTCGGTGAAAAACTTTCAATTGGTGGCTTCTCCAGAAAATGGTCCATCTGGACCAGAGCATGAGAAGATCATCCTCCAGTTTGGGAAAGTTGGGGAGGACTTGTTTACCATGGATTTCCGGTACCCTATCTCAGCATTCCAGGCATTTGCAATCTGTCTCAGCAGCTTTGACACCAAGATTGCTTGTGAGTGA